One window of Misgurnus anguillicaudatus chromosome 13, ASM2758022v2, whole genome shotgun sequence genomic DNA carries:
- the acss2 gene encoding acetyl-coenzyme A synthetase, cytoplasmic isoform X1 has protein sequence MIPDKAPGEDVLHASGDFKKEAHVPSFEKYKELYVKSVESPEEFWADFVKDFFWKKKHNGKFLDYNFDVTKGEIYVKCMEGASTNICYNVLDRNVNDRKLGDRVAFYWEGNEPGDEKTVSYRELLQQVCKFANVLKSQGVKKGDRVSIYMPMVVELVVAMLACARIGAVHSIVFAGFSAESLCERIMDSRCCLLITADGFYRGDKLINLKLIADEALQKCREKSFPVEKCIMLKHLTKEDEGTTPGSLSPPAKRACPDLQVPWNSEVDMCWHSLMYDALDECEPVWCDSEDPLFILYTSGSTGKPKGVLHTVSGYMLYTAATFKLVFDYHPDDVYWCTADIGWITGHSYITYGPLANGATSVLFEGLPTYPDVSRMWEIVDKYQVSKFYTAPTAIRLLMKYGSEPVHKYKRDSLKILGTVGEPINPEAWHWYYNVVGEKRCPVVDTFWQTETGGHVLTPLPAATPMKPGSATFPFFGVVPAILNESGEELEGPSEGYLVFKQPWPGVMRTVYGNQQRFETTYFKKFPGYYVTGDGCRRDKDGYYWITGRIDDMLNVSGHLLSTAEVESALVEHESVAEAAVVGRPHPVKGESLYCFVSLSDGISYNQKLEAELKKLVREKIGAIATPDYIQNAPSLPKTRSGKIMRRILRKIASNERDLGDVSTLADSSVIDQLFENRCSTAV, from the exons ATGATTCCCGATAAAGCACCAGGCGAGGATGTGTTGCACGCATCAGGGGACTTTAAGAAAGAAGCCCACGTCCCCAGCTTTGAGAAATATAAAGAGCTCTACGTTAAATCTGTCGAGTCTCCCGAGG AGTTCTGGGCGGATTTTGTCAAGGATTTCTTCTGGAAAAAGAAACACAACGGGAAGTTCCTGGATTACAACTTCGATGTGACCAAGGGGGAAATATATGTGAAGTGCATGGAAGGTGCCTCAACCAACATTTGCTACAATGTTTTGGACCGCAACGTCAATGACAGGAAATTGGGGGACAGAGTGGCTTTTTACTGG GAGGGGAATGAACCTGGAGATGAAAAGACAGTGAGCTACAGAGAACTGCTTCAACAAGTCTGCAAGTTCGCCAACGTTCTCAAGTCACAAG GTGTTAAGAAAGGTGATCGCGTATCTATTTATATGCCCATGGTAGTGGAGCTGGTGGTGGCCATGTTGGCTTGTGCTCGGATCGGAGCGGTGCACTCTATTGTG TTTGCAGGTTTCTCCGCAGAGTCGCTGTGTGAAAGGATCATGGACTCTCGCTGCTGTCTTCTGATCACTGCAG ATGGTTTTTACCGCGGTGATAAGCTGATCAATCTGAAGCTCATAGCTGATGAGGCTCTACAGAAATGCAGGGAAAA ATCCTTCCCAGTGGAGAAATGTATAATGCTTAAACATCTCACAAAGGAGGATGAAGGCACCACCCCTGGCTCGCTGTCTCCCCCGGCAAAGCGTGCCTGCCCTGACCTGCAG GTGCCGTGGAATTCTGAGGTGGATATGTGTTGGCATTCTCTGATGTATGACGCTTTAGATGAGTGTGAGCCTGTCTGGTGCGATTCAGAAGATCCACTTTTCATCCTCTACACAAGTGGCTCTACTGGAAAACCTAAG GGTGTGTTGCACACAGTCAGTGGCTACATGCTCTACACCGCCGCCACCTTTAAATTGGTTTTTGATTACCACCCTGATGATGTGTACTGGTGCACTGCAGACATTGGCTGGATCACCGGTCACTCGTACATTACATATGGGCCATTGGCCAATGGTGCAACAAGCGTTCTG TTTGAGGGTCTGCCCACATACCCGGATGTGAGCCGAATGTGGGAGATTGTTGACAAATATCAAGTCTCCAAGTTTTACACGGCACCCACTGCCATTCGGCTCCTTATGAAATATGGCAGTGAACCTGTACACAA gTATAAGCGGGATTCTCTGAAAATATTGGGTACGGTAGGGGAGCCCATAAACCCAGAAGCCTGGCATTGGTACTACAATGTAGTGGGAGAGAAGAGATGCCCTGTGGTGGACACCTTCTGGCAGACTGAAACG GGTGGACATGTATTGACCCCTCTGCCAGCTGCCACTCCTATGAAGCCAGGATCTGCT ACGTTTCCGTTCTTCGGTGTTGTACCTGCTATTCTGAATGAGTCGGGAGAGGAACTCGAAGGACCAAGCGAGGGTTATCTA GTCTTTAAACAGCCTTGGCCCGGAGTGATGAGAACTGTATACGGGAACCAGCAGAGGTTCGAGACCACCTACTTCAAGAAATTCCCCGGATATTATGTAACCGGAGATG GGTGCCGTAGAGATAAGGACGGCTACTACTGGATCACAGGAAGAATAGATGACATGCTGAATGTATCCG GGCACTTATTGAGCACTGCAGAGGTGGAGTCGGCTCTGGTGGAGCATGAATCTGTGGCGGAAGCAGCCGTCGTGGGAAGGCCACACCCTGTGAAGGGTGAAAGTCTCTACTGCTTCGTCTCACTCAGTGATGGAATCAGCTACAACCAAAAACTGGAGGCGGAGCTTAAAAAGCTTG TGAGAGAGAAGATTGGAGCAATAGCTACACCTGACTACATACAGAATGCACCCAGTCTACCGAAAACTAGATCAg
- the acss2 gene encoding acetyl-coenzyme A synthetase, cytoplasmic isoform X2: MIPDKAPGEDVLHASGDFKKEAHVPSFEKYKELYVKSVESPEEFWADFVKDFFWKKKHNGKFLDYNFDVTKGEIYVKCMEGASTNICYNVLDRNVNDRKLGDRVAFYWLGNEPGDEKTVSYRELLQQVCKFANVLKSQGVKKGDRVSIYMPMVVELVVAMLACARIGAVHSIVFAGFSAESLCERIMDSRCCLLITADGFYRGDKLINLKLIADEALQKCREKSFPVEKCIMLKHLTKEDEGTTPGSLSPPAKRACPDLQVPWNSEVDMCWHSLMYDALDECEPVWCDSEDPLFILYTSGSTGKPKGVLHTVSGYMLYTAATFKLVFDYHPDDVYWCTADIGWITGHSYITYGPLANGATSVLFEGLPTYPDVSRMWEIVDKYQVSKFYTAPTAIRLLMKYGSEPVHKYKRDSLKILGTVGEPINPEAWHWYYNVVGEKRCPVVDTFWQTETGGHVLTPLPAATPMKPGSATFPFFGVVPAILNESGEELEGPSEGYLVFKQPWPGVMRTVYGNQQRFETTYFKKFPGYYVTGDGCRRDKDGYYWITGRIDDMLNVSGHLLSTAEVESALVEHESVAEAAVVGRPHPVKGESLYCFVSLSDGISYNQKLEAELKKLVREKIGAIATPDYIQNAPSLPKTRSGKIMRRILRKIASNERDLGDVSTLADSSVIDQLFENRCSTAV; this comes from the exons ATGATTCCCGATAAAGCACCAGGCGAGGATGTGTTGCACGCATCAGGGGACTTTAAGAAAGAAGCCCACGTCCCCAGCTTTGAGAAATATAAAGAGCTCTACGTTAAATCTGTCGAGTCTCCCGAGG AGTTCTGGGCGGATTTTGTCAAGGATTTCTTCTGGAAAAAGAAACACAACGGGAAGTTCCTGGATTACAACTTCGATGTGACCAAGGGGGAAATATATGTGAAGTGCATGGAAGGTGCCTCAACCAACATTTGCTACAATGTTTTGGACCGCAACGTCAATGACAGGAAATTGGGGGACAGAGTGGCTTTTTACTGGTTG GGGAATGAACCTGGAGATGAAAAGACAGTGAGCTACAGAGAACTGCTTCAACAAGTCTGCAAGTTCGCCAACGTTCTCAAGTCACAAG GTGTTAAGAAAGGTGATCGCGTATCTATTTATATGCCCATGGTAGTGGAGCTGGTGGTGGCCATGTTGGCTTGTGCTCGGATCGGAGCGGTGCACTCTATTGTG TTTGCAGGTTTCTCCGCAGAGTCGCTGTGTGAAAGGATCATGGACTCTCGCTGCTGTCTTCTGATCACTGCAG ATGGTTTTTACCGCGGTGATAAGCTGATCAATCTGAAGCTCATAGCTGATGAGGCTCTACAGAAATGCAGGGAAAA ATCCTTCCCAGTGGAGAAATGTATAATGCTTAAACATCTCACAAAGGAGGATGAAGGCACCACCCCTGGCTCGCTGTCTCCCCCGGCAAAGCGTGCCTGCCCTGACCTGCAG GTGCCGTGGAATTCTGAGGTGGATATGTGTTGGCATTCTCTGATGTATGACGCTTTAGATGAGTGTGAGCCTGTCTGGTGCGATTCAGAAGATCCACTTTTCATCCTCTACACAAGTGGCTCTACTGGAAAACCTAAG GGTGTGTTGCACACAGTCAGTGGCTACATGCTCTACACCGCCGCCACCTTTAAATTGGTTTTTGATTACCACCCTGATGATGTGTACTGGTGCACTGCAGACATTGGCTGGATCACCGGTCACTCGTACATTACATATGGGCCATTGGCCAATGGTGCAACAAGCGTTCTG TTTGAGGGTCTGCCCACATACCCGGATGTGAGCCGAATGTGGGAGATTGTTGACAAATATCAAGTCTCCAAGTTTTACACGGCACCCACTGCCATTCGGCTCCTTATGAAATATGGCAGTGAACCTGTACACAA gTATAAGCGGGATTCTCTGAAAATATTGGGTACGGTAGGGGAGCCCATAAACCCAGAAGCCTGGCATTGGTACTACAATGTAGTGGGAGAGAAGAGATGCCCTGTGGTGGACACCTTCTGGCAGACTGAAACG GGTGGACATGTATTGACCCCTCTGCCAGCTGCCACTCCTATGAAGCCAGGATCTGCT ACGTTTCCGTTCTTCGGTGTTGTACCTGCTATTCTGAATGAGTCGGGAGAGGAACTCGAAGGACCAAGCGAGGGTTATCTA GTCTTTAAACAGCCTTGGCCCGGAGTGATGAGAACTGTATACGGGAACCAGCAGAGGTTCGAGACCACCTACTTCAAGAAATTCCCCGGATATTATGTAACCGGAGATG GGTGCCGTAGAGATAAGGACGGCTACTACTGGATCACAGGAAGAATAGATGACATGCTGAATGTATCCG GGCACTTATTGAGCACTGCAGAGGTGGAGTCGGCTCTGGTGGAGCATGAATCTGTGGCGGAAGCAGCCGTCGTGGGAAGGCCACACCCTGTGAAGGGTGAAAGTCTCTACTGCTTCGTCTCACTCAGTGATGGAATCAGCTACAACCAAAAACTGGAGGCGGAGCTTAAAAAGCTTG TGAGAGAGAAGATTGGAGCAATAGCTACACCTGACTACATACAGAATGCACCCAGTCTACCGAAAACTAGATCAg